A region from the Coffea eugenioides isolate CCC68of chromosome 9, Ceug_1.0, whole genome shotgun sequence genome encodes:
- the LOC113782950 gene encoding uncharacterized protein LOC113782950: MPKGSKKRKAEKKKKEQEALSHNQSHNHQTQPQSAVSHTHENDDKESEGEEVSSPASQDHSSHQHQFIDGEKEDVKKVEDSSHVQLSGEKSKSIEEHKDNGVAVEEPKAEESVVQIEKEPKPAGELNGNSISEERVKIQKESGNGVASESLDGESTLEVEKELKRFEKVNASVEHVEPQKEHNDGVLTERRNDECRFIDKTNVVVDSSPFGSSAEAVNSFCEGLAEVPNPIPVGEVYGSVAEPDSDTVPEEKISRDSSSPGHSLLTSNVVTEMHENGKKDVAVMDQNDRSLPVLVDLGLENKRDEAIILAGNALRALEARGTVTQETEEKQMHLYTAPEDEAANYGHASNGEHHIKDSEVHGHSDTQPLVASAIRPVQRTSWMSCCGLFEAFAGSSR; the protein is encoded by the exons ATGCCAAAAGGTTCCAAGAAGAGAAAGgctgaaaagaaaaagaaggagcaAGAGGCATTGTCCCATAATCAGAGTCACAACCATCAGACACAGCCACAATCTGCTGTTTCTCATACTCATG AAAATGATGATAAAGAAAGTGAGGGTGAGGAGGTTAGTTCTCCAGCCTCACAAGACCATTCCAGTCATCAGCATCAGTTCATTGATGGCGAGAAGGAAGATGTGAAGAAGGTAGAAGATAGTTCACATGTTCAATTATCTGGTGAGAAGAGCAAATCCATTGAAGAACACAAAGATAATGGTGTAGCAGTGGAAGAGCCAAAAGCTGAAGAAAGTGTTGTTCAGATTGAGAAGGAACCGAAGCCTGCAGGTGAATTGAATGGCAATAGCATAAGTGAGGAGCGCGTTAAGATTCAGAAGGAATCAGGTAATGGAGTTGCATCTGAGAGTCTGGATGGGGAGAGTACTTTAGAGGTTGAAAAGGAATTGAAACGTTTTGAAAAAGTAAATGCATCGGTTGAGCATGTTGAACCGCAGAAGGAACACAATGATGGAGTGTTGACTGAGCGTCGTAATGATGAATGTCGCTTCATTGACAAGACAAATGTTGTGGTGGATAGTTCTCCATTTGGTAGTTCAGCAGAAGCAGTTAATTCCTTCTGTGAAGGTCTGGCTGAAGTACCTAATCCCATTCCAGTTGGGGAAGTTTATGGTTCAGTAGCAGAACCTGACTCTGATACTGTTCCAGAGGAGAAGATTAGCAGAGATAGTAGTAGTCCAGGTCATAGTTTGTTGACTTCTAATGTAGTCAcagaaatgcatgaaaatgggAAGAAAGATGTGGCTGTGATGGATCAGAATGATAGGAGTTTGCCAGTCCTTGTGGACTTGGGATTAGAGAATAAGAGGGATGAAGCAATTATTCTAGCAGGTAATGCTTTGAGAGCTTTAGAGGCAAGGGGCACAGTTACTCAAGAAACTGAAGAAAAGCAGATGCATTTGTACACTGCTCCTGAAGATGAAGCTGCAAATTATGGTCATGCTAGTAATGGTGAACACCATATTAAGGATTCAGAAGTTCATGGGCACTCTGATACACAG CCGCTGGTTGCTTCTGCTATACGACCTGTGCAAAGAACTTCATGGATGAGTTGCTGTGGTC